A region from the Campylobacter magnus genome encodes:
- the mraY gene encoding phospho-N-acetylmuramoyl-pentapeptide-transferase encodes MFYYFAEIFNVNFLSYITVRAGFAFFFSFVLCVLALPFFIRWAKKACASQPIYELAPSTHQAKCHTPTMGGIIFVASAVVASLFSAKLDEPFVLISLFVIVSFSLLGFIDDRAKILGASNHAGLSPKQKLVIQCILALITAVLLWVFSSIDTKFYLPLLKNSLFDFSYFSLLFWALVIISASNAVNLTDGLDGLATVPSVLAIFTLGVYAYFMGNAVYSGYLLLPKFAGIGELVIIVSAMIGALLGFLWYNCYPAQVFMGDSGSLSIGAFIGYLGIATKNEILLVLIGVIFVLETLSVILQVGSFKIRKKRIFLMAPLHHHFEIKGWSESKIIVRFWMIALLANIIALILLKIR; translated from the coding sequence ATGTTTTATTATTTTGCTGAAATTTTTAATGTTAATTTTCTAAGTTATATCACAGTTAGAGCTGGTTTTGCGTTTTTTTTCTCTTTTGTGCTTTGCGTGCTGGCTTTGCCCTTTTTTATCCGCTGGGCGAAAAAGGCCTGCGCTAGCCAGCCTATCTACGAACTAGCTCCTAGCACTCATCAAGCCAAGTGTCACACGCCTACTATGGGTGGCATTATTTTTGTCGCCTCAGCTGTAGTTGCTAGCCTTTTTAGCGCAAAGCTTGATGAGCCTTTTGTGCTTATTTCACTTTTTGTGATTGTTAGTTTTTCTTTGCTTGGCTTTATTGATGATAGGGCAAAGATTTTAGGGGCTAGCAATCACGCAGGACTTAGCCCAAAGCAAAAGCTTGTTATTCAGTGTATTTTGGCTCTTATAACAGCCGTACTACTGTGGGTGTTTTCTAGCATTGATACGAAGTTTTATTTGCCACTTTTGAAAAACTCGCTTTTTGATTTTAGCTATTTTAGCTTGCTGTTTTGGGCTCTTGTTATCATCTCAGCCTCAAATGCTGTAAATCTCACTGATGGGCTTGATGGACTTGCTACTGTGCCTAGTGTGCTTGCGATTTTCACACTTGGGGTTTATGCGTATTTTATGGGAAATGCTGTATATAGCGGATATTTGCTTTTGCCAAAGTTTGCTGGAATTGGCGAGCTAGTTATCATTGTAAGTGCGATGATAGGGGCGCTGCTTGGCTTTTTGTGGTATAACTGCTATCCAGCGCAAGTATTTATGGGAGATAGTGGAAGCCTTAGTATAGGTGCGTTTATCGGCTACCTTGGTATAGCTACAAAAAACGAAATTTTACTAGTGCTAATAGGCGTGATTTTCGTGCTTGAGACGCTCTCAGTTATACTTCAAGTTGGAAGCTTTAAAATACGCAAAAAACGCATTTTTCTCATGGCACCGCTACATCATCACTTTGAGATAAAAGGCTGGAGCGAGAGTAAGATTATTGTGCGTTTTTGGATGATTGCGCTTTTGGCAAATATCATTGCGCTAATCTTGCTAAAAATCCGCTAA